One window from the genome of Dioscorea cayenensis subsp. rotundata cultivar TDr96_F1 unplaced genomic scaffold, TDr96_F1_v2_PseudoChromosome.rev07_lg8_w22 25.fasta BLBR01001573.1, whole genome shotgun sequence encodes:
- the LOC120256706 gene encoding GDSL esterase/lipase At5g55050-like, which yields MLLVSFCFMVFFSCNHVQGSSPAMFVFGDCSSDVGNNNYLHTTDKCDFPPYGIDYPGGVANGRCNNGKNVADFLADKLGIASPEPYLSLMETRKTHKFLQGVNFASSGAGILSSTYEGLCISMDTQIDYYSSVFEALVEKMDISQTQWLISRSIFMINIGSVDILVYNGTSSSNYVSLLISTLEGQLKRIYDLGARKFVFMGIEPVGCWPALRAMNKSNGDCNIEANQLSFLFNEQAAVLLQKMQSEFADMNYSFFDSYRELNNYINYPKTYGFKEAKAACCGMGFLKAEIPCNPLSSYCSNRTEYVFWDNWRQTEATAKLLVSTAFDGSPPNVFPVNVKQLSGFCSEINAHVVPFVAQ from the exons ATGTTGCTTGTTTCATTCTGCTTTATGGTCTTCTTTTCTTGTAACCATGTCCAGGGATCATCTCCtgcaatgtttgtatttggAGATTGCTCATCAGATGTTGGAAACAATAACTATCTTCATACCACTGATAAGTGTGATTTCCCTCCTTATGGCATTGACTATCCCGGCGGTGTGGCCAACGGCCGATGCAACAACGGCAAGAATGTCGCCGACTTTCTTG CTGATAAACTTGGAATAGCATCACCAGAACCTTACCTTAGCCTGATGGAAACCagaaaaactcacaaatttCTCCAAGGAGTTAACTTTGCCTCTAGTGGTGCTGGAATTCTCAGCTCTACTTATGAA GGTCTTTGCATATCAATGGATACTCAGATAGACTACTATTCTTCAGTGTTTGAAGCTCTGGTGGAGAAGATGGACATTTCTCAGACTCAATGGCTCATCTCAAGATCTATATTTATGATCAACATTGGAAGCGTTGACATTCTGGTTTATAATGGAACTAGTTCATCAAACTATGTCAGTTTATTGATATCTACATTGGAAGGTCAACTGAAA AGAATATACGATCTCGGTGCGAGAAAGTTTGTGTTCATGGGGATTGAACCAGTTGGTTGCTGGCCAGCTTTAAGAGCTATGAACAAGAGCAATGGAGACTGCAACATAGAAGCAAATCAACTCTCATTTTTGTTCAATGAGCAAGCTGCTGTTTTACTGCAGAAAATGCAGTCAGAGTTTGCAGATATGAACTATTCCTTCTTTGATTCCTACAGAGAACTCAACAACTACATCAATTATCCCAAGActtatg GGTTTAAGGAGGCCAAGGCTGCATGCTGTGGAATGGGATTCTTGAAAGCTGAAATTCCTTGCAATCCCTTGTCTTCATATTGTTCCAATAGAACAGAGTATGTATTCTGGGATAATTGGCGTCAAACAGAGGCCACTGCCAAGTTACTTGTGAGCACTGCCTTTGATGGATCACCACCAAATGTGTTTCCTGTTAATGTGAAACAATTGAGTGGCTTTTGTAGTGAGATTAATGCTCATGTTGTCCCATTTGTAGCTCAGTGA
- the LOC120256705 gene encoding uncharacterized protein LOC120256705, with product MVVHRGNPFRMDISKPDNEMINGGKHGLISSMEENSEDTTPFSYGFGENRLVNDENFMKDDQKESKCSVLADEFDTEWNPFLVDMLNLDNETATTEGNIENGHHMVDGLEAICSIPASENVCCIAYQNNPFLMDILKLDNENVIEGEHTLPLPTEKKIFDGEEPCKDFEPAQSSLGHAKDDGFAKAPYSGVHHGNPFLDDVPELDDENVTGGHNGFALPMANDIFEEEMQLPAQCICDLGEESFKSNEINLKNNQTEDVHIEVPCSIASPEFDTDFDLDKLVSESEMDVCKTGSFSDEKVNSPEKIETEINGRTRSISSELNHSQEDNDNIVMEGVATGGIPSSPDIRESPVNGNSISVFDKDAEEKLCSGRSEAKEILDSTHQDKQGSSISILVFDVTESKPNHGLGGTTADNSVKSEATTFNFDSAGTNSSNTEENKEDKAHQSCKSDVLNRGIEDTATDGATASNQNSVLHPSRGESSFSGLSSLPGPIIASGRIPFSGSISYRSDSSTTSARSFAFPILPTEWNSSPVKMAKADQRQLRKQRFWRILFFCCRF from the exons ATGGTGGTGCATCGTGGTAATCCTTTTCGGATGGATATCTCGAAACCAGATAATGAAATGATAAATGGAGGGAAACATGGCCTTATCTCTTCCATGGAGGAGAACTCTGAAGATACCACTCCATTTAGTTATGGCTTCGGGGAAAATAGACTTGTAAATGATGAAAATTTCATGAAGGATGACCAGAAGGAATCAAAATGTTCTGTTCTTGCAGATGAATTTGATACTGAATGGAATCCTTTTCTGGTTGATATGTTGAATTTGGATAATGAGACTGCAACTACTGAAGGTAACATAGAGAATGGTCATCACATGGTTGATGGTTTGGAAGCCATATGTTCTATTCCTGCTTCAGAAAATGTGTGTTGTATTGCTTACCAGAATAACCCTTTTCTGATGGATATATTGAAGTTGGATAATGAGAATGTAATTGAAGGAGAACATACTCTTCCTCTGCCGACTGAGAAGAAAATCTTCGATGGTGAAGAACCCTGCAAAGATTTTGAGCCAGCTCAGTCTAGTCTTGGGCATGCAAAGGATGATGGATTTGCAAAAGCTCCATATTCTGGTGTGCATCATGGTAATCCTTTTTTGGATGATGTCCCTGAACTGGATGATGAGAATGTAACTGGGGGACACAATGGTTTTGCACTGCCTATGGCAAATGacatctttgaagaagaaatgcaACTGCCGGCTCAATGTATTTGTGATCTAGGAGAAGAAAGTTTTAAAAGCAATGAAATTAACCTGAAGAATAATCAAACTGAAGATGTGCACATTGAAGTCCCATGTTCTATTGCTAGTCCTGAATTTGATACTGACTTTGATCTTGACAAACTGGTTTCTGAATCTGAAATGGATGTTTGCAAAACAGGTTCCTTTTCTGATGAAAAGGTCAATTCTCCTGAGAAAATTGAAACAGAAATTAATGGACGAACGAGGAGTATTTCTTCAGAACTCAACCATTCTCAAGAAGATAATGATAATATTGTGATGGAGGGAGTAGCAACCGGCGGAATTCCTAGTTCACCTGACATAAGGGAATCACCAGTAAATGGGAATTCTATCTCTGTTTTTGACAAGGATGCTGAGGAGAAATTATGTTCTGGGAGATCTGAAGCAAAGGAAATTCTGGATTCCACTCACCAG GACAAGCAGGGGAGCTCTATATCAATACTTGTCTTCGATGTAACAGAGTCCAAACCAAATCATGGATTGGGAGGAACTACTGCTGATAACTCTGTGAAAAGTGAAGCCACTACGTTCAATTTTGACTCTGCAGGAACAAACTCAAGTAACACAGAGGAAAACAAGGAAGACAAGGCTCACCAGTCATGTAAATCTGATGTGTTAAATCGAGGGATTGAAGACACCGCAACTGATGGAGCAACAgcttcaaatcaaaattcagtTCTTCATCCTAGCAGAGGAGAGTCAAGTTTTTCCGGACTTAGTTCTTTGCCTGGACCAATAATCGCATCAGGACGGATACCATTTTCAGGTAGCATATCATATCGTTCAGACAGCAGTACGACCAGTGCGCGTTCCTTTGCATTTCCCAT CTTGCCGACAGAGTGGAACAGTAGCCCAGTGAAAATGGCGAAAGCTGACCAGAGGCAGTTAAGAAAACAGAGGTTCTGGAGAATCTTGTTCTTTTGCTGTAGATTTTGA